The proteins below come from a single Piscinibacter gummiphilus genomic window:
- a CDS encoding DUF3606 domain-containing protein — MQPDHSPSLEGPTQPHVDLTDPLEVARWSWLLDVPDHQIHHAVRLVGNNGDAVAHYIELYGRPAGRARH, encoded by the coding sequence ATGCAACCCGATCACAGCCCGTCTCTCGAAGGCCCGACGCAACCTCATGTCGACCTGACCGACCCGCTCGAGGTCGCGCGCTGGTCCTGGCTGCTCGACGTGCCCGACCACCAGATCCACCACGCCGTGAGGCTGGTGGGCAACAACGGCGATGCCGTGGCGCACTACATCGAGCTCTACGGCCGCCCGGCCGGCCGTGCCCGCCACTGA
- a CDS encoding ABC transporter ATP-binding protein, with amino-acid sequence MSTESFLKIEGLAKRYGDSTVFDSVNFEIRQGEFVCIIGHSGCGKTTILNVLAGLEQASEGHVFMDNREIAGPSLERGVVFQGHALMPWLTVRANIAFAVRSKWPLWNRSQVNEHVEKYVAMVGLSAAIDKKPSALSGGMKQRVGIARAFAIQPRMLLLDEPFGALDALTRGTIQDELLRICAETHQTVFMITHDVDEAILLADRILLMSNGPQARVAEIVKNTMPRDRARATLHHDPQYYRIRNHLVDFLVARSKELSHGKAPVQPPEVSPGLQEPLPEPPPRMPLHRVA; translated from the coding sequence ATGTCGACTGAAAGCTTTCTGAAGATCGAAGGGCTGGCCAAGCGCTACGGCGACAGCACCGTCTTCGACAGCGTCAACTTCGAGATCCGCCAGGGCGAGTTCGTCTGCATCATCGGCCACAGCGGCTGCGGCAAGACGACCATCCTCAACGTGCTCGCGGGCCTGGAGCAGGCGAGCGAGGGCCATGTGTTCATGGACAACCGCGAGATCGCCGGCCCGAGCCTGGAGCGCGGCGTGGTGTTCCAGGGCCATGCGCTGATGCCCTGGCTCACGGTGCGGGCCAACATCGCCTTCGCGGTGCGCAGCAAGTGGCCCCTGTGGAACCGCTCGCAGGTCAACGAGCACGTGGAGAAGTACGTGGCGATGGTGGGCCTGTCGGCCGCCATCGACAAGAAGCCCTCGGCACTCTCCGGCGGCATGAAACAGCGTGTGGGCATCGCGAGGGCGTTCGCCATCCAGCCGCGCATGCTGCTGCTCGACGAGCCATTCGGTGCGCTCGATGCACTCACACGCGGCACCATTCAAGACGAGCTGCTGCGCATCTGCGCCGAGACGCACCAGACCGTCTTCATGATCACGCACGACGTCGACGAGGCCATCCTGCTCGCCGACCGCATCCTGCTGATGAGCAACGGCCCGCAAGCGCGTGTGGCCGAGATCGTGAAGAACACCATGCCGCGCGACCGCGCGCGCGCCACGCTGCACCACGACCCGCAGTACTACCGCATCCGCAACCACCTGGTCGACTTTCTCGTGGCGCGCTCGAAGGAGCTGTCGCACGGCAAGGCGCCGGTGCAGCCGCCCGAGGTGAGCCCGGGCCTGCAGGAACCGCTTCCCGAACCCCCGCCGCGCATGCCCCTGCATCGCGTGGCTTGA
- the cynS gene encoding cyanase yields the protein MSRLDVTEKIVATKVAKGLKWSDVAQKVGLSKEWVTAACLGQMTLDAKQAGIVGEIFGLTDAEQKWLQVVPYKGSLPTSVPTDPLIYRFYELVSVYGTTFKELIHEEFGDGIMSAIDFKMDLTREADPKGDRVSINMSGKFLPYKTY from the coding sequence ATGAGCCGTCTCGATGTCACCGAAAAGATCGTCGCCACCAAGGTCGCCAAAGGCCTCAAGTGGTCGGACGTGGCCCAGAAGGTGGGCCTCAGCAAGGAGTGGGTCACCGCCGCCTGTCTCGGGCAGATGACGCTGGATGCGAAGCAGGCCGGCATCGTCGGCGAGATCTTCGGCCTCACCGACGCCGAGCAGAAGTGGCTGCAGGTCGTGCCCTACAAGGGCTCGCTGCCGACGAGCGTGCCGACCGATCCGCTGATCTACCGCTTCTACGAGCTGGTGAGCGTCTACGGCACGACCTTCAAGGAACTGATCCATGAAGAGTTCGGCGACGGGATCATGAGCGCGATCGATTTCAAGATGGACCTGACCCGCGAGGCCGACCCGAAGGGTGACCGCGTGTCGATCAACATGTCGGGCAAGTTCCTTCCCTATAAGACGTACTGA
- a CDS encoding SGNH/GDSL hydrolase family protein, translating into MRTLPRSRPSHYHPTRLLAWGAAAAVLLLAGCTVTRLHTAVELARESEPLQHHVDAAPVRLLIVGDSTAVGTGASSPDKSLAGLLAQAYPGLHIENRGRDGATLAEVPHQLEASDARFDIVLMLAGGNDVIRLRNLDNTPSHLDRIVQLAKARADTVVLMPAGNVGNAPFFFPPLSWWMASRSRELHALVRDAAQRQGVGYVRLFKERADDPFAQHKALNAKDGLHPSDGGYQVWFQELLAQSTLAQRLAPARSTPGS; encoded by the coding sequence ATGCGCACCCTGCCCCGTTCCCGCCCCTCGCATTACCACCCCACGAGGCTGCTCGCCTGGGGCGCGGCCGCCGCGGTCCTGCTGCTGGCCGGTTGCACCGTCACGCGGCTGCACACCGCGGTGGAGCTGGCCCGCGAGAGCGAGCCCCTGCAGCACCACGTTGACGCCGCGCCCGTGCGGCTGCTGATCGTGGGCGACAGCACCGCCGTGGGCACCGGCGCCAGTTCACCCGACAAGAGCCTCGCCGGCCTGCTGGCCCAGGCCTACCCCGGCCTGCACATCGAGAACCGCGGCCGTGACGGCGCGACGCTCGCCGAAGTGCCGCACCAGCTCGAGGCCAGCGACGCCCGCTTCGACATCGTGCTCATGCTCGCGGGCGGCAACGACGTGATCCGCCTGCGCAATCTCGACAACACCCCCAGCCACCTCGACCGTATCGTGCAACTCGCCAAGGCGCGTGCCGACACGGTGGTGCTGATGCCGGCCGGCAACGTGGGCAACGCGCCCTTCTTCTTCCCGCCTCTCTCGTGGTGGATGGCCTCACGCTCGCGTGAGCTGCATGCGCTGGTGCGCGACGCCGCACAACGGCAAGGCGTGGGCTACGTGCGGCTCTTCAAGGAGCGGGCGGACGACCCGTTTGCGCAGCACAAGGCCTTGAACGCGAAGGACGGGCTGCACCCGAGCGACGGCGGCTACCAGGTCTGGTTCCAGGAGCTGCTGGCGCAGTCGACGCTCGCGCAGCGGCTGGCGCCTGCGCGCAGCACACCGGGCAGCTAG
- a CDS encoding globin family protein encodes MDEYTNQLVKESWDLVEPIAPRAAELFYANLFRLDPSLKPLFKGDLLVQGEKLMKMIGVAVGLLGQPQLLLPALQTLGRRHADYGVRDEHYDTVGTALLATLQQGIGVAFTPEVREAWIDVYGVLSRTMKEAARVAA; translated from the coding sequence ATGGACGAGTACACCAACCAACTGGTGAAGGAAAGCTGGGACCTGGTCGAGCCCATCGCCCCCCGGGCCGCCGAGCTCTTCTACGCCAACCTCTTCCGGCTCGACCCATCCCTCAAGCCGCTCTTCAAGGGCGACCTGCTGGTGCAGGGCGAGAAGCTGATGAAGATGATCGGCGTGGCGGTCGGCCTGCTGGGGCAGCCGCAGCTGCTGCTGCCGGCCTTGCAGACCCTGGGCCGGCGCCATGCCGACTACGGCGTGCGCGACGAGCATTACGACACCGTGGGCACGGCACTGCTCGCCACGCTGCAGCAAGGCATCGGCGTGGCCTTCACACCCGAGGTGCGCGAGGCCTGGATCGACGTCTACGGCGTGTTGTCGCGCACCATGAAGGAAGCGGCGCGCGTCGCTGCCTGA
- a CDS encoding nuclear transport factor 2 family protein produces MESRPPLPPFTAETARQKVRLAEDAWNSRDPDRVVGVYTPDTRWRNRAEFPVGREEVHAFLSRKWARELDYRLIKELWAFDGARIAVRFAYEWHDDSAQWYRSYGNENWEFTPQGLMAWRHASINDLPIRPEQRLFHWPLGRRPDEHAGLSELGL; encoded by the coding sequence ATGGAAAGCCGGCCCCCGCTTCCGCCGTTCACCGCCGAGACCGCACGGCAGAAGGTGCGCCTCGCCGAGGACGCATGGAACTCGCGCGACCCCGACCGCGTGGTGGGCGTCTACACGCCGGACACACGCTGGCGCAACCGCGCCGAGTTCCCGGTGGGCCGTGAGGAGGTGCATGCATTCCTGTCGCGCAAATGGGCGCGCGAGCTCGACTACCGGCTGATCAAGGAGTTGTGGGCTTTCGACGGCGCGCGCATCGCGGTGCGCTTCGCCTACGAGTGGCACGACGACTCGGCTCAGTGGTATCGCAGCTATGGCAACGAGAACTGGGAATTCACCCCCCAAGGGCTGATGGCCTGGCGGCACGCCAGCATCAACGACCTGCCCATTCGCCCCGAGCAGCGGCTCTTCCACTGGCCACTCGGCCGCCGGCCGGACGAGCACGCGGGGCTGAGCGAACTCGGGCTCTGA
- a CDS encoding YbaN family protein yields MRPLHHLSTQSQRLLWMLAGLVSLVVGFIGIFLPLLPTTPFVLLAAFCFSRGSKRMEAWLVSHPRFGPMVHAWRRNRAVPLRAKQLATVMMAASATGSWFVVHSPWRWAPAIVCTCVALWLWSLPTTPAAPPADR; encoded by the coding sequence ATGCGGCCCCTGCACCACCTGAGCACCCAAAGTCAGCGCCTGCTGTGGATGCTGGCCGGGTTGGTCAGCCTGGTGGTCGGATTCATCGGCATCTTCCTGCCGCTGCTGCCGACCACGCCGTTCGTGCTGCTGGCGGCGTTCTGTTTCTCGCGGGGCAGCAAGCGCATGGAGGCCTGGCTGGTCAGCCACCCCCGCTTCGGGCCGATGGTGCATGCCTGGCGGCGCAACCGCGCGGTGCCGCTGCGCGCCAAGCAGCTCGCCACGGTGATGATGGCCGCCAGCGCCACCGGTTCCTGGTTCGTGGTGCACTCGCCCTGGCGGTGGGCGCCCGCCATCGTCTGCACCTGCGTGGCGCTTTGGCTCTGGAGCCTGCCCACCACCCCCGCCGCCCCGCCTGCCGACCGGTGA
- the ntrB gene encoding nitrate ABC transporter permease, with translation MNAARSLGLRAGLLSALLLLVLLAVWHVATLSSAPVAAAAPALTPEQIEYAKLMGKDPAATGAPTAKSGFPTLAQMGSTIAKHLSQPFYDNGPNDKGIALQLGYSLARVGLGYLLAALVAIPLGFVIGMSPLVYRALDPFIQVLKPISPLAWMPLALYTIKDSSISGIFVIFICSVWPMLINTAFGVASVRREWLNVARTLEVTPLRRAFEVILPAAAPTILTGMRISMGIAWLVIVAAEMLVGGTGIGYFVWNEWNNLSLPNVLFAILTIGVVGMLLDLMFAKLQKAVTYVD, from the coding sequence ATGAACGCTGCACGCTCGCTGGGCTTGCGCGCAGGCCTGCTCTCGGCCCTGCTCCTGCTCGTGCTGCTGGCTGTGTGGCATGTGGCCACGCTCAGCAGCGCGCCGGTTGCGGCCGCCGCGCCGGCGCTGACGCCCGAGCAGATCGAATACGCCAAGCTGATGGGCAAGGACCCGGCGGCCACTGGCGCACCCACCGCGAAGTCGGGCTTCCCGACGCTTGCGCAGATGGGCAGCACGATCGCGAAGCACCTGTCGCAACCGTTCTACGACAACGGGCCCAACGACAAGGGCATCGCGCTGCAACTCGGTTACTCGCTGGCGCGGGTGGGCCTGGGCTACCTGCTGGCCGCGCTGGTGGCGATCCCGCTCGGCTTCGTGATCGGCATGAGTCCGCTCGTCTACCGCGCGCTCGACCCGTTCATCCAGGTGCTGAAGCCCATCTCGCCGCTCGCGTGGATGCCGCTCGCGCTCTACACGATCAAGGACTCGTCGATCAGCGGCATCTTCGTGATCTTCATCTGCTCGGTGTGGCCGATGCTGATCAACACCGCCTTCGGCGTGGCGAGCGTGCGGCGCGAGTGGCTCAACGTGGCGCGCACGCTGGAGGTGACGCCGCTGCGCCGCGCGTTCGAGGTGATCCTGCCGGCGGCCGCGCCGACCATCCTCACCGGCATGCGCATCAGCATGGGCATCGCCTGGCTCGTGATCGTGGCGGCCGAGATGCTGGTGGGCGGCACGGGCATCGGCTATTTCGTGTGGAACGAGTGGAACAACCTCTCGCTGCCCAACGTGCTCTTCGCGATCCTGACCATCGGCGTGGTCGGCATGTTGCTCGACCTGATGTTCGCCAAGTTGCAGAAAGCGGTGACCTATGTCGACTGA
- a CDS encoding tetratricopeptide repeat protein, with translation MSPSGADDRQATLSLRKVQALLGLPAHVVNGLIEAGVVTPTRGPRHAWRFTFQDVVLLRTAHRLRTAQVPSRKLLRALARVKGGLGPLPLSGVRLTAIDRQVVVREGPLQWEAESGQLLMDFDRAAAPVVQPLPQETVDWFAEGVALEAHDAAAAEKAYRLALAADPVHAPAWLNLSALMCEQGRCDDAVQTLDEALLHLPDNADLHFNRGIALEDQQRHDEAIAAYERALTLRPELADAHYNLACLHERTGRPHRALRHLNEYRRLT, from the coding sequence GTGAGCCCCTCGGGTGCGGACGACCGCCAGGCCACGCTGAGCCTGCGCAAGGTGCAGGCCCTGCTCGGCCTGCCGGCCCATGTGGTGAACGGTCTGATCGAGGCCGGCGTCGTCACGCCCACCCGTGGCCCGCGCCATGCGTGGCGCTTCACCTTCCAGGATGTGGTGCTGTTGCGCACCGCGCACCGGCTGCGCACGGCGCAGGTGCCGTCGCGCAAGCTGCTGCGTGCCTTGGCGCGGGTGAAGGGCGGGCTGGGCCCGCTGCCACTGAGCGGCGTGCGCCTGACGGCCATCGACCGCCAGGTCGTCGTGCGCGAGGGACCGTTGCAGTGGGAGGCCGAGAGCGGCCAGCTGCTCATGGATTTCGACCGCGCGGCGGCGCCGGTCGTCCAGCCGCTGCCGCAGGAGACGGTCGACTGGTTCGCCGAAGGCGTGGCCCTCGAAGCGCACGACGCCGCGGCGGCCGAGAAGGCCTACCGCCTGGCCCTGGCGGCCGACCCCGTGCATGCGCCGGCGTGGCTCAACCTCAGCGCGCTGATGTGCGAACAGGGTCGCTGCGACGACGCTGTGCAGACGCTCGACGAGGCGCTCCTGCATTTGCCCGACAACGCCGATCTGCATTTCAACCGTGGCATCGCGCTCGAAGACCAGCAGCGGCACGACGAGGCCATCGCCGCCTACGAGCGTGCGCTTACCTTACGGCCCGAACTCGCCGACGCGCACTACAACCTCGCCTGCTTGCATGAGCGAACCGGGCGGCCACATCGCGCCTTGCGACACCTGAATGAGTACCGGCGGTTGACGTAG
- a CDS encoding M15 family metallopeptidase has protein sequence MRCEDIATHPDFRALSSISGVAVDLRYVGPRNFVGRDLYGELDCAWLHRLAAEGLGRSVSELTKLAPGYRILVLDALRPHRVQVELWEFLDGTGLRQYVADPARGSIHSFGMALDVTIIDANGDELDMGSGFDEMDELSHPKLEAEHLASGALTPTQVTNRELLRRVMAAGGFNGVDNEWWHFDMLDRSVVRQTFVRVD, from the coding sequence ATGCGCTGCGAAGACATCGCAACCCACCCCGATTTCCGTGCCCTGTCGTCCATCAGCGGCGTGGCAGTGGACCTGCGTTATGTCGGCCCTCGCAACTTCGTGGGGCGTGACCTCTACGGTGAGCTCGATTGCGCATGGCTGCATCGGCTGGCGGCCGAGGGGTTGGGGCGTTCGGTGTCAGAACTCACCAAGCTCGCGCCCGGATACAGAATCCTCGTGCTGGATGCGCTGCGCCCGCACCGCGTGCAGGTCGAGCTGTGGGAGTTCCTCGACGGCACCGGCCTGCGCCAGTACGTGGCCGACCCCGCGCGCGGCTCCATCCACTCCTTCGGCATGGCGCTCGACGTGACGATCATCGATGCGAACGGCGACGAGCTTGACATGGGCAGCGGCTTCGACGAGATGGACGAGCTTTCGCACCCCAAGCTCGAAGCCGAGCACCTCGCCAGCGGGGCGCTCACGCCCACGCAGGTCACGAACCGCGAGCTGCTGCGCCGGGTGATGGCGGCGGGCGGCTTCAACGGCGTCGACAACGAGTGGTGGCACTTCGACATGCTCGACCGCAGCGTCGTGCGGCAGACTTTCGTGCGGGTCGACTAG
- the cysE gene encoding serine O-acetyltransferase encodes MNAPADPIWQALRADATQLAHAEPVLARLLRAVILDQPSLEAALAELLAHKLASAELPVDDLRTLVRDALQAEPQIGQLARADLAAISERDPAAGSSVNPVLNHKGFHALQTHRIAHWYWGRNRRALAQCLQGRASEVFAVDIHPAAVVGAGVFIDHATGVVIGETAVVGDNVSILQGVTLGGTGKETGDRHPKIGRGVLLSAGAKVLGNIRVGDGAKVGAGSVVLDEVPPHKTVVGVPARVVGTPRADQPALDMDQHIDLDGGG; translated from the coding sequence TCGCACACGCCGAGCCGGTGCTCGCGCGGCTGTTGCGCGCCGTGATCCTCGACCAACCCTCGCTGGAAGCTGCGCTGGCGGAGCTGCTCGCGCACAAGCTCGCATCGGCCGAGCTTCCCGTCGACGACCTGCGGACGCTCGTGCGCGACGCGCTGCAGGCCGAACCGCAGATCGGCCAGCTCGCGCGTGCCGACCTCGCCGCCATCAGCGAGCGCGATCCGGCCGCCGGCTCGAGCGTCAACCCCGTCCTCAACCACAAGGGCTTCCACGCGCTGCAGACCCATCGCATCGCGCACTGGTACTGGGGCCGCAACCGAAGGGCCCTCGCGCAGTGCCTGCAGGGTCGCGCATCGGAAGTGTTCGCCGTCGACATCCACCCCGCAGCCGTGGTCGGTGCCGGCGTCTTCATCGACCACGCCACCGGCGTGGTGATCGGCGAAACGGCGGTGGTCGGCGACAACGTCTCCATCCTGCAAGGCGTGACGCTCGGCGGCACCGGCAAGGAGACAGGCGACCGCCACCCGAAGATCGGCCGCGGCGTGCTGCTCAGTGCCGGGGCCAAGGTGCTCGGCAACATCCGCGTCGGCGACGGCGCCAAGGTGGGTGCCGGCAGCGTAGTGCTCGACGAGGTGCCGCCGCACAAGACGGTGGTGGGCGTGCCGGCGCGCGTGGTGGGCACGCCACGTGCTGATCAGCCGGCGCTCGACATGGACCAGCACATCGATCTCGACGGCGGCGGCTGA
- a CDS encoding diguanylate cyclase, which produces MNRAVFTSWADALLGTDRNQRVRMTQALVASGIYAALSVIVGLGVLLGLVEPRPAAALAVTVLGVSAVFLALIRSGANLRFASDPALTQAQGFFCVLAACACYVVAGPFRGAILMTVMIGQVFGIFALTPRQARRMATLGVTALGITMTAGAFWDPVRFPPRIELLNFLLIVLMLPIIGWLTGTLSAIRNKLRQQKVQLENALQQNRLLATQDELTGLSNRRHMTTLLVAERGRQQRNRMPISMVLMDIDHFKRINDGCGHQAGDQVLQIFADVITHGLRTGDALARWGGEEFLLMLPNTTAEDALICVERMRGQLAARSFEHIAPKLTVTFSAGIGVCTVDDRTDAIIERADRAMYRAKTAGRNRTVVA; this is translated from the coding sequence ATGAATCGAGCCGTTTTCACCTCCTGGGCCGATGCCCTGCTGGGCACCGACCGGAATCAGCGCGTGCGCATGACGCAGGCGCTGGTGGCGAGCGGCATTTATGCAGCTCTCAGCGTGATCGTGGGCCTCGGCGTGCTGCTGGGGCTCGTCGAGCCGCGGCCGGCGGCGGCGCTCGCGGTCACGGTGCTGGGCGTGTCGGCAGTCTTCCTCGCGCTCATCCGCAGCGGCGCCAACCTGCGCTTCGCCTCCGACCCGGCGCTGACGCAGGCGCAAGGCTTCTTCTGCGTGCTGGCCGCCTGTGCGTGTTACGTCGTGGCCGGGCCGTTTCGCGGCGCGATCCTCATGACGGTGATGATCGGCCAGGTGTTCGGCATCTTTGCACTCACGCCGCGCCAGGCGCGCCGCATGGCCACGCTCGGGGTGACGGCCCTCGGCATCACGATGACGGCCGGTGCGTTCTGGGATCCGGTGCGTTTCCCGCCCCGCATCGAGCTGCTCAACTTCCTGCTCATCGTGTTGATGCTGCCGATCATCGGCTGGCTCACCGGCACGCTCAGCGCCATCCGCAACAAGCTGCGCCAGCAGAAGGTGCAACTCGAAAACGCCCTGCAGCAAAACCGCCTGCTGGCCACGCAGGACGAGCTCACCGGCCTGTCGAATCGCCGCCACATGACCACCCTGCTCGTGGCCGAGCGCGGGCGCCAGCAGCGCAACCGTATGCCGATCAGCATGGTGCTGATGGACATCGACCACTTCAAGCGCATCAACGACGGCTGCGGCCACCAGGCCGGCGACCAAGTCCTGCAGATCTTCGCCGACGTCATCACCCACGGCCTGCGCACGGGCGACGCCCTGGCGCGCTGGGGCGGCGAGGAGTTCCTCCTCATGCTGCCCAACACGACAGCCGAAGACGCGCTCATCTGTGTGGAGCGCATGCGGGGCCAGCTGGCCGCGCGCAGCTTCGAGCACATCGCCCCCAAGCTGACCGTGACGTTTTCCGCAGGCATCGGCGTGTGCACGGTCGACGACCGCACCGACGCCATCATCGAGCGCGCCGACCGCGCCATGTACCGCGCCAAGACCGCGGGCCGCAACCGCACGGTCGTGGCCTGA
- a CDS encoding CmpA/NrtA family ABC transporter substrate-binding protein, giving the protein MRTDNRFDPYDADRPLMMRCACGQHASAEEHRGAEAAVAELKRRSETAEFEAYSNDFIEASLVKALFPHDAMRRRFLRAVGKGTAMAAIGSVLPVASLQAMAQEKGALEKRDLKIGFIPITCATPLIMAHPLGFYSKQGLDVQVVKTAGWALIRDKMLNKEYDATHFLSPMPLAISLGVGSNPTPMNVATIQNTNGQAITLHVRHKDKRDPKDWKGFKFAVPFEYSMHNFLLRYYVAEAGLDPDRDIQIRVVPPPEMVANLRAGNIDGYLGPDPFNQRAVFEEVGFIHLLTKDLWNGHPCCAFGTSTEFIQKNPNTFAALYRAVLTSAAMAREARNRELIAKVIAPQAYLNQPETVLTQVLTGKFADGLGNVKNVPDRADFDPIPWQSMAVWMLTQMKRWGYVKGEVNYKQIAEKVFLLTDAKKQMKALDMKVPDGAYPKITVMGKVFDPEKADAYVNGFAIKRTPNA; this is encoded by the coding sequence ATGCGCACCGACAACCGTTTCGACCCCTACGACGCCGACCGTCCTCTCATGATGCGCTGCGCCTGCGGCCAGCACGCGTCGGCCGAGGAGCACCGGGGTGCCGAGGCGGCCGTTGCCGAACTGAAGCGGCGCAGCGAGACGGCCGAGTTCGAGGCGTATTCGAACGACTTCATCGAGGCCTCGCTCGTGAAGGCACTCTTCCCGCACGACGCGATGCGTCGGCGCTTCCTGCGCGCAGTGGGCAAGGGCACGGCGATGGCGGCGATCGGCAGCGTGCTGCCGGTGGCGTCGCTGCAGGCGATGGCCCAGGAGAAAGGCGCATTGGAGAAGCGCGATCTCAAGATCGGCTTCATCCCCATCACCTGCGCCACGCCGCTCATCATGGCGCACCCGCTCGGCTTCTATTCGAAGCAGGGCCTGGACGTGCAGGTCGTGAAGACGGCCGGCTGGGCGCTCATCCGCGACAAGATGCTCAACAAGGAGTACGACGCCACGCACTTCCTCTCGCCGATGCCGCTCGCGATCTCGCTGGGCGTGGGCAGCAACCCTACGCCGATGAACGTGGCGACCATCCAGAACACCAACGGCCAGGCGATCACGCTGCACGTCAGGCACAAGGACAAGCGCGACCCGAAGGACTGGAAGGGCTTCAAGTTCGCGGTGCCCTTCGAGTACTCGATGCACAACTTCCTGCTGCGCTACTACGTGGCCGAAGCGGGGTTGGACCCGGATCGCGACATCCAGATCCGCGTGGTGCCGCCGCCCGAGATGGTGGCCAATCTGCGCGCCGGCAACATCGACGGCTACCTCGGGCCCGACCCGTTCAACCAGCGCGCGGTGTTCGAGGAGGTGGGCTTCATCCACCTGCTGACCAAGGATCTGTGGAACGGCCACCCGTGCTGCGCCTTCGGCACCAGCACCGAGTTCATCCAGAAGAACCCCAACACCTTCGCCGCGCTGTACCGCGCGGTGCTGACGTCGGCCGCGATGGCCCGCGAGGCGCGCAACCGTGAGCTGATCGCCAAGGTGATCGCACCGCAGGCCTACCTCAACCAGCCGGAGACGGTGCTCACGCAGGTGCTCACCGGCAAGTTCGCCGATGGCCTGGGCAACGTGAAGAACGTGCCCGACCGCGCCGACTTCGATCCCATCCCCTGGCAGAGCATGGCGGTGTGGATGCTGACGCAGATGAAGCGCTGGGGCTATGTGAAGGGCGAGGTCAACTACAAGCAGATCGCGGAGAAGGTCTTCCTGCTCACCGACGCGAAGAAGCAGATGAAGGCGCTGGACATGAAGGTGCCTGACGGGGCGTATCCGAAGATCACCGTGATGGGGAAGGTGTTCGACCCGGAGAAGGCCGATGCCTACGTCAACGGCTTCGCCATCAAGCGCACCCCGAACGCATGA
- a CDS encoding murein transglycosylase A, with amino-acid sequence MTIPFGFRRFAAAAILGVLTACASGPVSPPPPVVAPPAVDKPSAAPPVVMQRSRSRWVKADWSELPGWEADALMEWWPALQRGCDKPPLEWARICIDARNVTPASNASARAWVQQRMQPWRVESVDSAAEGLITGYFEPLVEARRVAGGSFRIPLHGAPADLATRKPYWTRQQIATQPAAQAALRGNAIAYVADPLDALVLQIQGSGRLQLTEANGQRKLLRVAYAGHNDHPYRSVGKWLIDQGELRTGEASWPAIKAWARANPKRLDEMLWSNPRYVFFREEALPDPALGPKGAQNVPLTPGRSIAVDAQSVPYGTPVWLDTTEPLASTPLRRLVMAQDTGSAIVGAVRADYFWGWGDTAEQQAGRMKQTLRMWALLPK; translated from the coding sequence ATGACGATCCCGTTCGGCTTTCGCCGTTTTGCAGCGGCGGCGATTCTAGGAGTGCTCACCGCCTGTGCGAGCGGGCCCGTCAGCCCGCCGCCCCCGGTCGTGGCACCGCCCGCGGTCGACAAGCCGAGCGCCGCACCGCCCGTGGTGATGCAGCGGAGCCGCTCACGCTGGGTGAAGGCCGACTGGTCGGAGCTGCCGGGCTGGGAAGCCGACGCCCTGATGGAGTGGTGGCCGGCGCTGCAACGCGGCTGCGACAAGCCGCCGCTCGAATGGGCGCGCATCTGCATCGACGCGCGCAACGTGACCCCGGCTTCCAACGCGTCGGCCCGCGCCTGGGTCCAGCAGCGCATGCAGCCCTGGCGCGTCGAGTCCGTCGACAGCGCCGCCGAAGGGCTGATCACCGGCTACTTCGAGCCGCTGGTTGAAGCACGGCGCGTGGCGGGTGGCAGCTTCCGCATCCCCTTGCACGGCGCGCCGGCCGACCTCGCCACGCGCAAGCCCTATTGGACGCGGCAGCAGATCGCCACCCAGCCCGCCGCACAGGCCGCGCTGCGCGGCAACGCCATCGCCTACGTCGCCGACCCACTCGACGCCCTGGTGCTGCAGATCCAGGGTTCGGGGCGGTTGCAACTCACCGAGGCGAATGGCCAGCGCAAGTTGCTGCGCGTGGCCTACGCCGGGCACAACGACCACCCTTACCGCTCCGTCGGCAAGTGGCTCATCGACCAGGGTGAGCTGCGCACCGGCGAAGCCTCCTGGCCCGCCATCAAGGCCTGGGCCCGCGCCAACCCGAAGCGGCTCGACGAGATGCTGTGGAGCAACCCGCGCTACGTGTTCTTCCGCGAAGAAGCGCTGCCCGACCCGGCGCTCGGCCCCAAGGGCGCGCAAAACGTGCCGCTCACCCCCGGCCGCTCCATCGCCGTCGACGCACAGAGCGTGCCCTACGGCACCCCCGTGTGGCTCGACACCACCGAGCCGCTCGCGAGCACGCCGCTGCGCCGCCTGGTGATGGCGCAAGACACCGGCAGCGCCATCGTCGGCGCGGTGCGGGCCGACTACTTCTGGGGCTGGGGCGACACCGCCGAGCAGCAGGCCGGCCGCATGAAGCAGACCCTGCGCATGTGGGCGCTGCTGCCCAAGTGA